Proteins from a single region of Pseudomonas quebecensis:
- the pcaF gene encoding 3-oxoadipyl-CoA thiolase, which produces MMREVFICDAVRTPIGRFGGGLSSVRADDLAALPIKALMARNPSVQWGAVDEVFLGCANQAGEDNRNVARMALLLAGLPQSVPGVTLNRLCASGMEAIGTAFRAIASGEMELAIAGGVESMSRAPFVMGKADAAFSRNMTLEDTTIGWRFINPLMKAQYGVDAMPQTADNVADDYNVSRADQDAFALRSQQRAAAAQAAGYFAEEIVPVRVAHKKGDTVVERDEHPRDTTLEALTTLKPVNGPGKTVTAGNASGVNDGAAALILASAEAVRQHGLTARARVLGMASAGVAPRVMGIGPVPAVRKLLARLDLAVSDFDVIELNEAFASQGLAVLRELGLADDAPQVNPNGGAIALGHPLGMSGARLVLTALHQLEKTGGRKGLATLCVGVGQGLALAIERV; this is translated from the coding sequence CTGATGCGCGAGGTATTTATCTGCGACGCCGTTCGCACCCCCATTGGCCGCTTTGGCGGTGGTTTGTCCAGCGTGCGTGCCGATGACCTGGCGGCGCTGCCGATCAAGGCGTTGATGGCGCGCAACCCGTCGGTGCAATGGGGCGCGGTCGATGAGGTATTCCTCGGCTGCGCCAACCAGGCCGGCGAAGACAACCGCAATGTCGCGCGCATGGCGCTGCTGCTGGCCGGCCTGCCGCAGAGCGTGCCCGGTGTGACCCTCAACCGTTTGTGCGCCTCGGGCATGGAAGCCATCGGCACCGCGTTTCGTGCCATCGCCAGCGGCGAAATGGAGCTGGCGATTGCCGGTGGCGTCGAGTCAATGTCCCGTGCGCCATTCGTGATGGGCAAAGCCGATGCCGCGTTTTCGCGCAACATGACGCTGGAAGACACCACTATCGGCTGGCGTTTTATCAACCCGTTGATGAAAGCCCAGTATGGCGTGGATGCGATGCCGCAGACCGCCGACAACGTGGCCGACGACTACAACGTCTCCCGTGCCGACCAGGACGCGTTCGCCCTGCGCAGCCAGCAACGTGCGGCTGCCGCGCAAGCCGCCGGCTACTTTGCCGAGGAAATCGTACCGGTGCGGGTCGCCCATAAAAAAGGCGACACCGTGGTGGAGCGCGATGAGCATCCACGGGACACCACCCTGGAAGCCCTGACCACGCTCAAACCCGTCAACGGCCCGGGCAAGACCGTCACCGCCGGCAATGCCTCGGGAGTCAACGACGGCGCGGCGGCGCTGATCCTGGCGTCCGCCGAGGCCGTGCGACAACACGGTTTGACCGCCCGTGCCCGCGTATTGGGCATGGCCAGTGCCGGTGTGGCGCCGCGCGTGATGGGTATTGGCCCGGTGCCGGCGGTGCGCAAATTGTTGGCGCGTCTGGACCTGGCGGTCAGCGACTTCGACGTGATCGAACTCAACGAAGCCTTCGCCAGCCAAGGCCTGGCCGTGCTGCGTGAACTGGGCCTGGCCGACGATGCGCCGCAGGTCAACCCGAACGGCGGCGCCATCGCCCTTGGTCATCCGTTGGGCATGAGCGGCGCGCGGCTGGTGTTGACGGCCCTGCATCAATTGGAAAAAACCGGCGGCCGCAAAGGCCTGGCAACCCTGTGCGTGGGCGTCGGCCAAGGCCTGGCCCTGGCGATCGAACGCGTCTAA
- the pcaH gene encoding protocatechuate 3,4-dioxygenase subunit beta encodes MSDKPGYRRPQAGTQPDYLHPAYQSTNLRSPSKPLVFLPHSLSEITGPTIGAERIGEQDNDLTAQHDGEPQGERIIIHGRVLDENGLPVPGILVEIWQANAAGRYHHPRDLHDAPLDPNFTGTGRTVTDAEGWYQFQTIKPGAYPWGNHHNAWRPAHIHFSLFGPSVLTRLVTQMYFPGDPLLEYDPIYNCVPDTRAKERLIARFDLEKTIPAYALGYRWDIVLRGRDATPMEK; translated from the coding sequence ATGAGTGATAAGCCCGGTTACCGGCGCCCCCAGGCGGGCACCCAGCCTGACTACCTGCACCCGGCATACCAGTCGACGAACCTGCGTTCGCCGTCCAAGCCGTTGGTGTTTCTGCCTCATTCCTTGTCGGAAATCACCGGCCCGACCATTGGTGCCGAGCGGATCGGCGAGCAGGACAACGACCTCACCGCCCAGCACGACGGTGAGCCCCAGGGCGAACGCATCATCATTCACGGCCGCGTGCTGGATGAAAATGGCTTGCCGGTACCGGGCATTCTGGTGGAGATCTGGCAGGCCAACGCCGCCGGGCGCTACCACCACCCGCGCGACCTGCACGACGCGCCGCTGGACCCCAACTTCACGGGCACCGGGCGCACGGTCACCGACGCCGAGGGCTGGTACCAGTTCCAGACCATCAAGCCCGGCGCCTATCCGTGGGGCAATCACCACAACGCGTGGCGCCCGGCGCATATTCACTTTTCGCTGTTCGGCCCCAGTGTGCTGACGCGGTTGGTGACGCAGATGTATTTCCCCGGCGACCCGCTGCTCGAATACGACCCGATCTACAACTGCGTGCCGGACACCCGTGCCAAGGAACGTCTGATCGCGCGTTTCGACCTGGAAAAAACCATCCCTGCCTATGCCCTCGGCTACCGCTGGGACATCGTCCTGCGCGGCCGCGACGCCACGCCGATGGAGAAATAA
- the pcaG gene encoding protocatechuate 3,4-dioxygenase subunit alpha, translating to MTLNATTSHTVGPYYHIGLTWLNREDLTTAATLGERVAISGQVLDGNGEVVNDAMLEVWQANAAGKYAHPEDEQDKALDPNFDGFGRVPVDAEGRFRFTTIKPGSVPGLKGTTQAPHLVVLVFARGLVKHLLTRIYFDGEALNGDDPLLACVPAERRGTLIATPGEHGVYQWNVILQGTDKETVFFDY from the coding sequence ATGACACTCAACGCGACCACGTCCCACACCGTCGGGCCGTATTACCACATCGGCCTGACCTGGCTGAACCGCGAGGACCTGACCACCGCGGCCACCCTCGGCGAACGCGTGGCGATCAGCGGGCAGGTGTTGGATGGCAATGGCGAGGTGGTCAACGACGCCATGCTGGAAGTCTGGCAGGCCAATGCCGCCGGCAAGTACGCTCACCCCGAGGACGAGCAGGACAAAGCCCTCGACCCGAACTTCGACGGCTTCGGCCGCGTGCCGGTGGACGCCGAAGGGCGCTTCCGGTTTACCACCATCAAACCGGGCAGCGTGCCCGGACTGAAGGGCACCACCCAGGCGCCGCATCTGGTGGTGCTGGTGTTTGCCCGTGGGTTGGTGAAGCACCTGCTGACGCGGATTTACTTCGACGGTGAGGCGCTGAATGGGGATGACCCGTTGCTGGCCTGTGTGCCGGCAGAGCGACGGGGCACGTTGATTGCCACGCCGGGTGAGCACGGTGTGTATCAGTGGAATGTGATTTTGCAGGGGACCGATAAGGAAACGGTGTTCTTCGATTATTGA